One Spinacia oleracea cultivar Varoflay chromosome 4, BTI_SOV_V1, whole genome shotgun sequence DNA segment encodes these proteins:
- the LOC110798281 gene encoding uncharacterized protein At1g15400-like: protein MAQVSSGLQRSAISFRRQGSSGLVWDDRLVSGEIARPKDRSKPRFYSQELALPNRAQQQKQQQQRSRDSRAQDDINVNVKPIKTGRSNNQNDEPASPRVKGCGCCPALGRTPRSGRTVRSIKSRPR from the coding sequence ATGGCGCAAGTAAGTTCTGGGTTACAAAGATCAGCAATTTCATTCAGACGTCAAGGTTCATCAGGCCTTGTTTGGGATGACCGTCTTGTATCAGGGGAAATTGCTCGTCCAAAAGATAGGTCTAAACCCAGATTTTATTCACAGGAATTAGCCCTACCAAACAGGgcacaacaacaaaaacaacaacagcaacGGTCACGTGACTCACGTGCTCAAGATGATATTAACGTCAATGTTAAACCGATTAAGACCGGTCGATCAAATAATCAGAATGATGAACCGGCGTCTCCCCGGGTTAAGGGTTGTGGGTGTTGTCCTGCTCTAGGGAGAACTCCTCGGTCTGGGAGAACCGTCCGGTCTATTAAATCCCGGCCGAGGTAA